One window from the genome of Cricetulus griseus strain 17A/GY chromosome 2, alternate assembly CriGri-PICRH-1.0, whole genome shotgun sequence encodes:
- the LOC100762655 gene encoding interferon alpha-9, with protein MAKPCAFLMALVVMSYWSTCSLGCELSPSPKPGNKTALTLLKEMRRLSPFSCLKDRKVFASPVEKVDAQHIQKAQAMSVLQELTQQALILFSSNKSSAAWEKTLLKPFCNSLLQQFNALKACLMHQVGMQDSQVAMKNYFDRITAYLGEKNHSPCAWEVVRAEVWRAMSASANLLATLSEEKEEVLSKVERTFLA; from the coding sequence ATGGCTAAACCCTGTGCTTTCCTGATGGCCCTGGTGGTGATGAGCTACTGGTCAACCTGCTCTCTGGGATGTGAACTGTCTCCATCACCTAAGCCTGGGAACAAGACAGCCTTGACACTCCTGAAAGAAATGAGGAgactctcccctttctcctgcctGAAGGACAGAAAGGTCTTTGCATCGCCTGTGGAGAAGGTGGATGCCCAGCACATCCAGAAGGCTCAAGCCATGTCCGTCCTGCAGGAGCTGACCCAGCAGGCCCTGATCCTCTTCAGCTCAAATAAATCATCTGCTGCTTGGGAGAAAACCCTCCTAAAGCCATTCTGTAACAGCCTCCTCCAGCAGTTCAATGCCCTGAAAGCCTGTCTGATGCATCAGGTAGGGATGCAAGATTCACAGGTGGCTATGAAGAATTACTTTGACAGGATCACTGCCTACCTGGGAGAAAAGAACCACAGCCCCTGTGCCTGGGAGGTGGTCAGAGCAGAAGTCTGGAGAGCCATGTCTGCCTCAGCCAACTTACTGGCAACATTGagtgaggagaaggaggaagtcCTGAGCAAAGTGGAGAGGACTTTCCTGGCCTAG